A stretch of Fundicoccus culcitae DNA encodes these proteins:
- a CDS encoding PhoH family protein — protein MNQPQTFTEKIIISNPDWLIAILGSQDQNIELYESNFDVSISNRGETLTITGQDEAQVQLVKDLILKLVQLLERKITPRKMDIVTAIKMAQNGTLDHLINIYEEVVGRAADGSAIRVKNFGQLEYVKAVAHSDVVFGIGPAGTGKTFLAVVLAVQALKEGRVKRIILTRPAVEAGENLGFLPGDLKEKVDPYLRPVYDALNTIYGNEHMNRLMERGIIEIAPLAYMRGRTLDDAFVILDEAQNTTIAQMKMFLTRLGFGSKMIINGDQTQIDLPKGVKSGLIDAEMKLRDIKRIKFVMFDEYDVVRHPVVADIIRAYSD, from the coding sequence TTGAATCAACCTCAAACGTTTACTGAAAAAATTATTATTTCTAATCCCGACTGGTTAATCGCCATTTTAGGCAGTCAAGATCAAAACATTGAATTGTATGAATCGAATTTTGATGTCAGTATATCTAATCGTGGCGAAACATTGACGATTACCGGTCAAGATGAAGCACAAGTTCAATTAGTTAAAGACTTGATACTAAAACTTGTGCAGCTATTAGAACGTAAAATTACTCCGCGTAAAATGGATATTGTGACAGCTATTAAGATGGCACAAAATGGTACATTAGACCATTTAATCAATATTTATGAAGAAGTTGTTGGACGAGCTGCTGACGGTAGTGCGATTCGCGTTAAAAATTTCGGGCAATTAGAATATGTTAAAGCCGTCGCGCATTCTGATGTCGTTTTTGGTATCGGCCCGGCAGGAACAGGGAAAACCTTTTTAGCTGTCGTTTTAGCCGTTCAAGCTTTGAAAGAAGGGCGCGTCAAACGAATTATCTTAACACGACCAGCCGTTGAAGCGGGCGAAAATTTAGGTTTTTTACCGGGTGATTTGAAAGAAAAGGTCGATCCTTACTTGCGACCGGTGTATGATGCCTTAAATACAATCTACGGGAACGAGCATATGAATCGCTTAATGGAACGTGGCATTATTGAAATTGCCCCATTAGCTTATATGCGTGGTCGGACGCTCGATGATGCTTTTGTTATTTTGGATGAAGCGCAAAATACAACCATTGCACAAATGAAAATGTTCTTAACCCGTTTAGGTTTTGGGTCTAAGATGATAATTAATGGGGATCAAACTCAAATCGATTTACCTAAAGGTGTCAAATCCGGTTTGATTGATGCTGAAATGAAGTTAAGAGATATTAAACGTATTAAATTCGTCATGTTTGATGAATATGATGTTGTTAGACATCCTGTCGTAGCCGATATTATTCGAGCATATTCGGATTAA
- a CDS encoding HD family phosphohydrolase — protein sequence MNFQLQKVIKRAGKYYRPFIIGLMTLIVFGLVYSSLEPRRYEINLNRVANETIRAPYTIEDEEQTAINQDRAREAVPDVFLYHPDIREGQLNIIERFFSEIRTIRSDQYTTEMLLNAAEELQVADQLTEQIDRENRTETQEVNFGQLNNSERLIAYFDAVANIPSDVKDLADNLSQTSILYILTINDTNLTEFQTMLTNITSEALESDIYANELIVSIQEISREAISNYQMTAEQQAIQSFLQQLIVPTMVYNEEETEANREEAAAEVPPSYILQGQVIIQEGHIVDAQSMHQLELYNILDTDAPPYILFAFVAILILHAFVLYRLLGEDDQLEAGITLTAYSLVLTTSTIILKGMYMIQENGTSYFTLLFPAIIIPLLLNKYVRSKFSLLAFAMFIIFSMFIFNNGDNILSMVIPIIYYVLSGLTAFILAKLKHNKLYHHEFMFNFVVHFVFAISIITIFSFDVFSNTSYMLIIYMLLNLTAGYGINLLIYPYWDQLLSEKAALTLNQLGNLNHPLLKKLIEVAPGTYNHSILVGNLSANAVEAIGGDSLLTRVASYYHDVGKTVHPLFFIENLPTSMESPHQMISDEESAQIIIGHVTEGVKLLEEYNIPKSVIDICKQHHGTTVVQYFYHQAKKDNPSVDIKDFTYPGPVPQTKEAVVIMLADSIEAASRTMEDHSQVSIEQLVTKIIDGKMNENQFAESPLTVHELKKVKASLISGVGSMYHTRIQYPE from the coding sequence ATGAATTTCCAGTTGCAAAAAGTCATTAAACGAGCCGGCAAATATTATCGACCTTTCATCATTGGGTTAATGACACTAATTGTTTTCGGGCTTGTCTATTCTAGTTTAGAACCGCGCCGTTATGAGATTAATTTAAATCGGGTAGCCAACGAAACCATTCGGGCACCTTACACCATTGAAGATGAGGAACAAACCGCAATCAATCAAGATAGAGCCCGCGAAGCCGTCCCAGATGTCTTTTTGTACCATCCGGATATACGTGAAGGCCAATTAAATATCATTGAACGCTTTTTTAGTGAGATCCGAACCATTCGCTCAGACCAATATACCACTGAGATGTTGCTCAATGCAGCTGAAGAATTACAAGTTGCTGACCAATTGACCGAGCAAATTGATCGCGAAAATCGCACTGAAACACAAGAAGTGAATTTTGGTCAATTAAATAATAGTGAACGCTTAATTGCGTATTTTGATGCTGTAGCGAATATTCCTTCTGATGTAAAAGACTTGGCAGATAATTTAAGTCAAACATCTATTTTATATATTTTAACGATTAATGATACAAACTTGACTGAGTTTCAAACGATGTTGACGAATATTACTTCAGAAGCTCTTGAAAGTGATATTTATGCCAATGAATTAATTGTTTCCATCCAAGAAATTAGTCGCGAAGCCATCTCTAATTATCAAATGACCGCTGAACAACAAGCCATTCAATCCTTTTTACAACAATTGATTGTGCCTACTATGGTCTATAATGAAGAAGAAACTGAAGCTAACCGCGAAGAAGCCGCTGCTGAGGTTCCACCTTCTTATATTTTACAAGGACAAGTCATTATCCAAGAAGGCCATATTGTCGATGCCCAATCCATGCATCAACTTGAGTTGTATAATATTTTAGATACAGATGCACCACCCTATATTCTATTTGCCTTTGTTGCCATTTTAATCTTACACGCTTTTGTCTTATATCGATTGTTAGGTGAAGATGACCAATTAGAGGCTGGTATCACGTTGACAGCCTATAGTCTCGTTTTAACGACATCGACAATTATTTTAAAAGGTATGTATATGATTCAAGAAAATGGAACAAGTTATTTTACCTTGTTATTTCCAGCCATCATTATTCCCTTATTGCTAAATAAATATGTCCGCTCCAAGTTTAGTTTGCTGGCCTTTGCTATGTTCATTATTTTTTCAATGTTTATCTTTAACAACGGCGATAATATTTTATCGATGGTTATTCCAATTATTTATTATGTTTTAAGTGGTTTGACCGCTTTTATCTTAGCCAAGTTGAAACATAATAAGTTATATCATCATGAATTTATGTTTAATTTTGTGGTCCATTTTGTTTTTGCTATTTCGATCATTACGATTTTTAGCTTTGATGTCTTTTCAAACACATCCTATATGTTAATCATCTATATGTTATTGAATCTAACCGCAGGTTATGGCATTAATCTATTAATTTATCCTTATTGGGATCAATTATTAAGTGAGAAAGCGGCTTTAACATTGAATCAATTAGGCAATTTAAATCACCCATTACTAAAAAAACTAATTGAGGTAGCACCAGGAACGTATAATCATAGTATATTAGTTGGAAACCTTAGTGCCAATGCGGTGGAAGCCATTGGTGGAGATAGCTTGTTGACGCGGGTTGCTTCCTACTATCATGATGTAGGAAAAACCGTTCATCCACTCTTTTTTATCGAAAACTTACCTACCAGTATGGAATCGCCGCATCAGATGATTTCTGATGAAGAAAGTGCCCAAATTATTATTGGGCATGTTACAGAAGGCGTAAAATTACTTGAAGAGTACAATATTCCTAAAAGTGTTATTGATATTTGTAAACAACATCATGGCACGACGGTGGTTCAATATTTCTATCATCAAGCCAAAAAAGATAATCCTTCTGTAGATATTAAAGACTTTACTTATCCGGGTCCCGTACCCCAAACAAAAGAAGCTGTCGTTATCATGTTGGCAGATTCCATTGAGGCTGCCTCACGAACGATGGAAGACCATTCACAAGTATCCATTGAACAATTGGTGACCAAAATTATTGATGGTAAAATGAATGAAAATCAATTTGCAGAGAGTCCTTTAACGGTACATGAACTTAAAAAGGTGAAAGCCTCATTAATTTCGGGTGTTGGGAGTATGTACCATACACGGATTCAATACCCAGAATAA
- the ybeY gene encoding rRNA maturation RNase YbeY, translating to MLIEIIDDANYLTDQQTEIIEAVIELAAKRLQLGSHVELDISLVSNEDIHDLNKTYRQIDRPTDVLSFALNESIDDSDQLFNQFFDSEDEASDLPLHLGDIIISYPKAVEQAEDYGHSLDRELAFLAVHGFLHLNGYDHQTEEDSKEMFAIQEEVLQEYGLSR from the coding sequence ATGTTAATTGAAATTATTGATGATGCTAATTATTTAACGGATCAGCAAACGGAAATCATCGAGGCTGTCATTGAATTAGCTGCCAAAAGATTACAGCTAGGTTCCCATGTTGAGTTGGATATATCCTTAGTTTCGAATGAAGACATACATGACTTAAATAAAACCTATCGGCAAATCGACCGTCCTACCGATGTATTAAGCTTTGCGTTAAATGAATCGATTGATGATTCAGATCAACTTTTTAATCAATTTTTTGATTCAGAAGATGAAGCCAGTGACTTGCCGCTTCACTTAGGCGATATCATTATTTCATATCCCAAAGCGGTCGAACAAGCGGAAGATTATGGTCATTCGCTTGATAGAGAATTGGCTTTTTTAGCCGTCCATGGTTTCTTACATTTAAATGGGTATGACCATCAAACGGAAGAAGATTCTAAAGAAATGTTTGCCATTCAAGAAGAGGTGTTACAAGAATATGGCCTCAGCCGATAA
- a CDS encoding diacylglycerol kinase family protein — translation MASADKTPPEKFSLKKELIGLKNSFKYAGEGLKHVLVNERNFRIHTLAAVIVIGLNFYFQIEFYEWIAIIFCIAFVMTSELFNTAIEVTIDLVTKGEYHPLAKIAKDVAASAVIVAAIVSVAVGLIIYIPYIFKGLF, via the coding sequence ATGGCCTCAGCCGATAAAACACCCCCAGAGAAATTTAGTTTAAAAAAAGAATTAATTGGTTTAAAAAATTCGTTTAAATATGCGGGCGAAGGCTTAAAGCATGTTTTAGTGAATGAACGGAATTTTAGAATTCATACTCTAGCTGCTGTGATTGTGATAGGTTTAAACTTTTATTTTCAAATTGAATTTTATGAATGGATTGCGATTATTTTTTGTATTGCCTTTGTTATGACTTCGGAGTTATTCAATACCGCGATTGAAGTCACTATTGATTTAGTCACCAAAGGTGAGTATCATCCATTAGCAAAAATCGCCAAAGATGTGGCAGCCTCAGCTGTTATTGTGGCTGCTATTGTTTCAGTGGCGGTGGGATTAATTATTTACATACCCTATATTTTTAAAGGATTATTTTAG
- the era gene encoding GTPase Era, whose product MSNQSSFKSGFVAIIGRPNVGKSTLLNRFVGQKVAIMSDKAQTTRNRIQGVYTDKDAQLVFIDTPGIHKPKHALGDFMLKTAYSAISGVDVVLFVVNASEKIGPGDRLIIERLKHVEVPVILLINKVDLVHADDLLPIIDSYKNELDFNAIFPISATQGDNVAELVEHIKTLVPEGPQYYPANQVTDHPEYFVVAEFIREQILHLTREEIPHSVAVQVQSMQRNEDDKVEIQATIIVERKSQKGIIIGAQGSMIKKIGQGARREIEKLLDDKVYLDLWVKVQKDWRDHQTQLNDYGYKSNDY is encoded by the coding sequence ATGTCAAATCAATCAAGTTTTAAATCGGGCTTTGTTGCCATTATCGGGCGACCTAACGTTGGAAAATCAACGCTCCTCAACCGTTTTGTGGGTCAAAAAGTGGCGATTATGTCGGATAAAGCCCAAACGACCCGCAATCGGATTCAAGGAGTCTATACGGATAAAGATGCTCAGCTGGTCTTCATTGATACACCAGGTATCCATAAACCGAAACACGCTTTAGGTGATTTTATGCTTAAAACGGCCTACAGTGCGATTAGCGGGGTAGATGTTGTTTTATTCGTTGTGAATGCTTCGGAAAAAATTGGACCGGGCGATCGTTTAATTATTGAACGGTTAAAACATGTTGAGGTTCCAGTTATTTTATTAATTAACAAAGTTGATTTAGTTCATGCTGATGATTTATTACCCATTATCGATAGTTATAAAAATGAACTCGACTTTAATGCGATTTTTCCCATTAGTGCTACGCAAGGGGATAATGTAGCTGAATTGGTAGAGCATATAAAAACGCTTGTGCCGGAAGGACCACAATATTATCCGGCTAATCAAGTGACAGACCATCCGGAATATTTTGTTGTGGCTGAATTTATTAGAGAACAAATACTGCATTTGACCCGTGAAGAAATTCCGCACTCTGTGGCGGTTCAAGTACAAAGTATGCAACGGAACGAAGATGACAAAGTAGAAATCCAAGCAACCATTATTGTTGAACGCAAAAGCCAAAAAGGCATTATTATCGGGGCACAAGGTTCAATGATAAAGAAAATCGGTCAAGGAGCAAGACGTGAAATCGAAAAGTTGTTGGACGATAAAGTCTATTTAGATTTATGGGTGAAAGTCCAAAAAGACTGGCGCGACCATCAAACGCAACTCAATGACTACGGTTATAAATCAAACGATTATTAA
- the recO gene encoding DNA repair protein RecO, which yields MKNERFEGIVLFKRPHREKDNLVKIFTQNHGTKMFFVKGLQKPNHPLVSTTLPMTLNEYIGTINQTGLSFLTEGNSLSLFRSIQEDYLLQAHASYIIQLVDASIEDNQNHPQTYDWLKTALYALDNRMLPDIVTIKMEIDLLKNFGVAINWHQCRICGSQEEPFKFSMTRQGVLCQKHWQEDPYLLPTSPRAIHIVKQLSQTPIKNIHQVNISQTTLKAIRQLMEEIYSEFVGIKLKSYSYLKKLSAMDASMLNLQAKRTNFEK from the coding sequence ATGAAAAATGAACGTTTTGAAGGGATTGTTTTATTTAAACGTCCTCATCGTGAAAAAGACAATCTGGTGAAGATATTTACACAAAACCATGGGACAAAAATGTTTTTTGTTAAAGGTTTACAAAAACCGAACCATCCTTTAGTCAGTACGACGCTCCCCATGACATTAAATGAATATATAGGGACGATTAATCAGACGGGACTGTCTTTTTTGACAGAAGGCAATTCGCTGTCACTCTTTCGTTCAATTCAAGAAGATTATCTCCTACAAGCTCACGCTAGTTATATCATTCAATTAGTCGATGCTTCAATTGAAGATAATCAAAACCACCCCCAAACCTACGACTGGTTAAAAACGGCTTTATATGCCTTAGACAATCGCATGTTGCCTGATATTGTGACCATCAAAATGGAAATTGACCTGTTGAAAAATTTTGGAGTAGCTATTAATTGGCATCAATGTCGTATTTGTGGTAGCCAAGAAGAACCTTTTAAATTTAGTATGACTCGGCAAGGCGTGTTGTGCCAAAAACATTGGCAGGAAGATCCTTACCTCTTACCAACTTCCCCTCGAGCGATACATATTGTCAAACAATTAAGCCAAACCCCCATTAAAAACATCCATCAAGTAAATATCAGCCAAACAACACTTAAAGCGATTCGCCAATTAATGGAAGAAATTTATAGTGAATTTGTCGGTATCAAATTAAAAAGCTATAGTTATTTGAAAAAATTATCAGCCATGGACGCATCCATGCTAAATTTGCAAGCTAAAAGAACAAATTTTGAGAAGTAA
- a CDS encoding ABC1 kinase family protein produces MATNAERLREIINVFASYGFTELYRRNFKKQTVEESATNLRLAFEELGPSFIKIGQTLATRNDLLSEPYINELQKLQNSSPSFPYEEADKVFQGEFGQSIKATFKNVNEKPIATGSIAQVHYAELDDGTAVIIKVQRPHIQEKLIRDIDLFIRVINRIPSIFTDIIIDPVLVLQDIRQQSVIELNFILEAQALIKFKKNHRERTMIKTPEIYLDYVSEKILVQEYIEGYDLTQVQAIKDAGYDMDEVAEKIVTTFLYQVFTDGYYHADPHPGNIIIDNGKIVYIDFGIMGDIPPMYQTLLINLLESLVLHDIDQLMQIILIVCQSHGEINEVDLYRDLKLLYNRYLTSGFWKMNLNDMFRDLMKIALAYKLTFPHEFVQLAKTVVIIQGIAQNLSPEMDFMKLFEKYITSSNKISIDKYLNREKLLRQASRTAKATVNFPVKIDQLLDNLNNERLGINLQVPKVESYIREINQMLNRLVIGILLASIIISAGLIASSATSERLINFGVLFFIIGIVMAAYLLYSFIRSRHK; encoded by the coding sequence ATGGCAACCAATGCAGAACGGTTACGAGAAATCATTAATGTGTTTGCCTCTTATGGCTTTACTGAATTGTATCGTCGTAATTTTAAAAAGCAGACTGTCGAAGAAAGTGCCACTAATTTACGGTTGGCTTTTGAGGAGCTAGGACCAAGTTTTATTAAAATTGGTCAAACATTAGCAACCCGTAATGATTTATTATCGGAACCATATATTAATGAATTGCAAAAGCTTCAAAATAGTTCACCGAGCTTCCCTTATGAAGAAGCAGACAAGGTGTTCCAAGGTGAGTTTGGGCAATCAATCAAAGCAACTTTCAAAAACGTGAATGAAAAACCGATTGCCACCGGATCAATTGCTCAGGTGCATTACGCGGAATTGGATGATGGAACGGCTGTAATTATTAAAGTTCAACGCCCACATATTCAAGAGAAGTTAATTCGTGATATTGATTTATTTATTCGGGTGATTAATCGCATTCCTTCCATATTTACCGATATCATTATTGATCCTGTTTTAGTTTTACAAGATATCCGTCAACAAAGTGTGATTGAATTGAATTTTATTTTAGAAGCTCAAGCACTCATAAAATTTAAAAAGAATCATCGTGAACGAACCATGATAAAAACGCCGGAAATCTATTTGGATTATGTCAGTGAGAAAATTCTTGTTCAAGAATACATAGAAGGCTATGATTTAACGCAAGTTCAAGCAATTAAAGACGCTGGTTATGATATGGATGAGGTGGCTGAAAAGATTGTAACGACTTTCCTTTATCAAGTTTTTACCGATGGTTATTACCATGCAGACCCACACCCAGGTAATATCATAATTGATAATGGCAAAATCGTTTATATTGATTTTGGTATTATGGGTGACATTCCACCTATGTACCAAACCTTATTAATCAATTTGTTAGAATCACTCGTTTTACACGATATTGATCAATTAATGCAGATCATTCTGATTGTGTGTCAATCACATGGTGAAATTAATGAAGTGGATTTATACCGAGATTTAAAACTTTTATATAATCGTTATTTAACCAGTGGTTTTTGGAAGATGAATCTAAATGATATGTTTCGAGATTTAATGAAAATTGCTTTAGCTTATAAATTAACCTTTCCACATGAATTTGTTCAATTAGCTAAAACCGTGGTTATTATACAAGGGATTGCACAAAACTTAAGTCCTGAAATGGATTTTATGAAACTATTTGAGAAATACATTACAAGCAGTAATAAAATTTCGATTGATAAATATTTAAATCGTGAAAAGCTCTTACGACAAGCCAGTCGTACAGCTAAGGCGACCGTCAATTTTCCAGTGAAAATTGATCAACTCTTAGATAATTTGAATAATGAACGCCTGGGCATTAATTTACAAGTTCCTAAAGTGGAATCCTATATCCGCGAAATTAATCAAATGCTGAATCGTTTAGTTATCGGGATACTATTAGCCTCCATTATTATTTCTGCAGGGCTAATTGCCTCTAGTGCAACCAGTGAACGGCTAATAAATTTTGGGGTACTCTTTTTCATTATTGGAATTGTCATGGCCGCTTACCTTTTGTATTCATTTATTCGCTCACGACACAAATAA